Proteins from a genomic interval of Calypte anna isolate BGI_N300 chromosome 6, bCalAnn1_v1.p, whole genome shotgun sequence:
- the LOC103529523 gene encoding regulator of G-protein signaling 10 — protein MFNRAVSRLSRKRPPSEINDSEGHPSSSHPTLKGTSKWATSLENLLEDPEGVKRFREFLKKEFSEENVLFWLACEEFKKTQGKNQMQEKAKEIYMTFLSSKASSQVNVEGQSRLNETILETPHPLMFQKLQDQIFNLMKYDSYSRFLKSEIFLNQKKSEEQEENSSEAQTAAKRASRIYNT, from the exons ATGTTTAACCGGGCCGTGAGCCGGCTCAGCAGGAAGCGCCCGCCGTCAG agaTAAATGACAGCGAGGGTCACCCAAGCAGCAGCCACCCAACCTTGAAAGGAACCTCAAAATGGGCTACATCACTGGAGAACCTACTCGAAGATCCGGAAGGAGTGAAACGATTTAGG gaatttttaaagaaagaattcagtgaagaaaatgttttgttctggttAGCATGTGAAGAATTCAAGAAAACCCAGGGAAAAAACCAG ATGCaagaaaaagctaaagaaaTCTATATGACTTTCCTGTCAAGCAAAGCTTCCTCCCAAGTCAATGTTGAAGGGCAGTCCCGGCTGAACGAGACCATTTTGGAGACACCTCACCCACTCATGTTTCAAAAGCTCCAGGACCAG ATATTCAATCTCATGAAATACGACAGCTACAGCCGCTTCCTCAAGTCAGAAATATTCCTAAACCAGAAGAAGTCTGAGGAGCAAGAGGAGAATTCATCAGAGGCTCAGACTGCAGCTAAAAGAGCATCAAGAATTTACAACACATGA